A genomic window from Pyricularia oryzae 70-15 chromosome 7, whole genome shotgun sequence includes:
- a CDS encoding ATP-dependent RNA helicase SUB2, with the protein MSAEEDLIDYSDEELNTNETAAPAADSNGKKGELAAGGNVDKKGSYVGIHSTGFRDFLLKPELLRAIGDCGFEHPSEVQQTCIPQAMLGGDIICQAKSGLGKTAVFVLTTLQQVEPVAGECSVLVMCHTRELAFQIRNEYNRFSKYMPDIKTGVFFGGTPIQKDAELLKNKETHPHIIVGTPGRLNALVRDKFLRLSSVRIFVLDECDKMLDQIDMRRDVQEIFRATPQQKQVMMFSATLSDEIKPICKKFMQNPTEHYVDEDTKLTLHGLQQYFVALEEKEKNRKLNELLDDLQFNQVIIFVKSTLRATELDKLLRECNFPSIAVHSGVSQEERIRRYKEFKEFNKRICVATDVFGRGIDIERINLAINYDMPADADSYLHRVGRAGRFGTKGLAVSFVTNDQDKEVLTAIEKRFEVPIPEFPKDGIDASTYMAS; encoded by the exons ATGTCTGCCGAAGAAGATCTCATCGACTACTCCGATGAGGAGCTCAACACCAACGAGACCGCCGCCCCGGCCGCGGACTCGAACGGAAAGAAGGGCGAGCTCGCTGCCGGCGGAAACGTCGACAAGAAGGGCAGTTATGTCGGCATCCACTCGACCGGCTTCCGCGACTTCCTGCTGAAGCCGGAGCTCCTCCGCGCGATCGGTGACTGCGGTTTCGAGCACCCCTCGGAGG TCCAACAGACATGTATTCCTCAAGCCATGTTGGGAGGAGATATCATCTGCCAAGCCAAGTCCGGTCTCGGAAAGACGGCCGTTTTCGTTCTCACCACCCTCCAGCAGGTCGAGCCTGTGGCTGGGGAGTGCTCCGTCCTCGTCATGTGCCACACTCGTGAATTGGCTTTCCAGATTCGTAACGAGTACAACCGTTTCTCCAAGTACATGCCTGACATCAAGACTGGAGTGTTCTTTGGCGGTACCCCAATCCAGAAGGATGCTGAGTTGCTGAAGAACAAGGAGACGCACCCTCACATCATTGTCGGAACACCAGGACGACTTAACGCGCTTGTCCGTGACAAGTTCCTGCGCCTTAGCAGCGTGCGCATCTTTGTCCTCGATGAGTGTGACAAGATGCTCGATCAGATTG ACATGCGCCGTGACGTGCAGGAGATCTTCCGTGCTACGCCCCAGCAGAAGCAGGTTATGATGTTCTCTGCCACTCTCTCGGATGAGATCAAGCCGATTTGCAAGAAGTTCATGCAGAACCCGACAGAGCACTACGTCGACGAGGACACCAAGTTGACGCTGCACGGTCTGCAGCAATACTTTGTTGCTcttgaggagaaggagaagaacaGGAAGCTCAACGAGCTTCTGGATGATTTGCAATTCAACCAAGTCATCATCTTCGTCAAGAGCACCCTGCGTGCCACCGAGCTTGACAAGCTTCTTCGCGAGTGCAACTTCCCTTCGATTGCTGTACACTCTGGTGTCAGCCAGGAAGAGCG TATCCGCCGGTACAAGGAGTTCAAGGAATTCAACAAGCGTATCTGCGTAGCCACCGACGTGTTCGGCCGTGGTATCGATATCGAGCGTATCAACCTGGCCATCAACTACGATATGCCTGCTGACGCTGACTCATACCTTCATCGTGTCGGTCGTGCTGGTCGTTTCGGTACCAAGGGTCTCGCCGTCTCTTTTGTGACCAACGACCAAGACAAGGAGGTCCTGACTGCTATCGAGAAGCGCTTTGAAGTTCCCATTCC TGAGTTTCCCAAGGACGGTATTGACGCAAGCACCTACATGGCTTCGTAA
- a CDS encoding RNAse P Rpr2/Rpp21 subunit domain-containing protein has protein sequence MAKKQKDKGNGVQNRPAYSRVSFLYQAATLMVTPRFPNATPVPTHQAAEVAEPTETSKSGDTAPEQTPSPENLRGISRRFVTDLRQVGLKTQIRMDPSIKRKLCKFCDTLLVEGDSCTSFVENRSKDGSKPWADVLVVKCKTCQREKRFPVAAPRQKRRPFRTKDSKDNEKLKVNETHDTEMTTS, from the coding sequence ATGgccaaaaagcaaaaagacaaaggcAATGGCGTACAGAACCGTCCCGCCTACTCGCGTGTGTCATTTCTCTACCAAGCAGCGACGCTCATGGTCACCCCGAGATTTCCAAACGCCACACCGGTCCCCACTCACCAAGCCGCAGAGGTCGCCGAGCCAACGGAGACATCAAAATCAGGTGACACAGCACCTGAGCAAACTCCCAGTCCTGAAAACCTACGAGGCATTTCTCGTCGTTTTGTCACGGATCTACGTCAGGTTGGGCTCAAGACTCAGATCCGCATGGATCCGTCCATCAAGCGCAAACTATGCAAGTTCTGCGATACCCTACTGGTCGAGGGCGATTCCTGTACTTCTTTTGTGGAGAACAGGAGTAAAGACGGAAGCAAACCATGGGCTGACGTCCTGGTCGTCAAATGCAAAACATGCCAAAGAGAAAAGAGGTTTCCTGTTGCGGCTCCGAGACAAAAACGGAGGCCGTTCCGGACTAAGGACAGCAAGGACAACGAGAAGCTCAAGGTCAACGAAACCCACGATACAGAGATGACGACCAGCTGA
- a CDS encoding DNA repair protein rad16: MSAAKAPAQPPPVKLSLPLEYQQSVFQELRADDQLIIIARGLGLMRLVTNLLHSYDAAGNNLVLVVNADEREIGWIGEALAEHAAISASPLARGLTVVNTDFTNVGQRERLYAGGGIFSVTSRILVVDLLTGLLDPVSITGIVLLHADKVVATSLEAFILRIYRQKNKVGFLKALSDNPEAFTYGFAPLATMMRNMFLRKASLWPRFHISVAKSLEGKKTAEVVELEVQMTEAMNTIQTAIMECVEVSIHELKKGNSGQLLDMEDWNLDSALTQNFDVSIRRQLNPNWHRVSWKTKQIVGDLTVLRGMLHSVVSLDAVSFLQLLDTIHAAHKPPPGSTRQTQSPWLFLDAAQTIFETAKKRVYAASNTRSVTSGTEIGTNASLDSLQPVLEEQPKWSVLADVLTEIERDTYFEPTSRGDSNGTILIMCSDTNTCRQLRDFLQFMYVKPRSERKLDKSAAIKGEDDEEPSAAYLMRRKLRNYLKWKREFAQVNATLFAENQRALSNATDSRGSGRAPPNKRRRVRGGGSVNVGGARADNGSINQYFEKPGEVAELMASVQLNGEEEEQAEQKVDVMAVPDALENMDDYYELYEMQDLVVVHAYDGDQDEHVLEEVKPRYVVMYEPDASFIRRVEVYRSSHNDRNVRVYFMYYGGSVEEQRYLSTIRREKDSFTKLLKERASMAITITTDPHGAPDDPQEAFLRTVNTRIAGGGRMTTKATAEPPRVVVDVREFRSSLPSLIHGRSLVVVPCMLTVGDYILSPNICIERKSISDLISSFKDGRLFGQCESMFQHYKNPMLLIEFDQNKSFTLEPFADLSGTLNSIRPSAQPSDLQSRLVLLTLAFPKLRIIWSSSPYETAEIFERLKAQEPEPDPIAAVRAGLDGSTGVGDDQPFNTEPQEMLGIVPGITPKNIKAITAQVDNLRDIANMPLPELEVVAGKEVSRQVYGFFNKDVIEDVDDD, from the coding sequence ATGTCCGCCGCCAAGGCTCCGGCTCAACCTCCGCCGGTGAAGCTTTCCCTCCCGCTGGAATACCAACAGAGCGTGTTCCAGGAGCTCCGCGCCGATGATCAACTCATCATTATTGCCCGAGGCCTGGGGCTCATGAGGCTCGTTACCAATTTGCTGCACTCATATGATGCGGCTGGCAACAACCTGGTCCTTGTGGTCAACGCCGACGAGCGCGAGATTGGCTGGATCGGAGAGGCGCTTGCTGAGCATGCCGCCATAAGTGCGAGTCCCCTGGCGCGCGGCCTGACCGTCGTCAACACTGACTTCACCAATGTAGGCCAGCGTGAGCGGCTGTATGCCGGGGGCGGCATCTTTAGCGTCACATCTCGCATCTTAGTCGTCGACCTGCTCACAGGCCTGTTGGATCCGGTCTCCATCACCGGTATAGTGTTGCTACATGCCGACAAGGTTGTGGCAACTTCGCTTGAGGCCTTCATCTTGCGTATCTACCGCCAGAAGAACAAAGTTGGTTTTCTCAAGGCCCTCTCGGACAATCCCGAAGCGTTCACCTATGGCTTTGCTCCGTTGGCCACCATGATGCGCAACATGTTCCTGCGCAAGGCGTCCCTCTGGCCGCGGTTTCACATATCTGTCGCCAAGTCCCTAGAGGGAAAGAAGACGGCCGAGGTGGTTGAACTTGAAGTTCAAATGACGGAAGCCATGAACACCATCCAGACGGCCATTATGGAGTGTGTGGAGGTTAGTATCCACGAGCTTAAGAAGGGCAACTCGGGTCAGCTCCTTGATATGGAGGACTGGAACCTCGACAGCGCTCTCACGCAGAACTTTGACGTCAGCATCCGGCGCCAGCTCAACCCGAATTGGCACCGGGTCAGCTGGAAGACGAAGCAAATTGTTGGGGATCTTACTGTATTGCGTGGGATGCTGCACTCAGTTGTATCATTAGACGCTGTCTCGTTTTTGCAGCTGCTAGATACCATCCACGCCGCCCATAAGCCGCCACCAGGCTCAACCAGACAGACACAGTCACCTTGGTTGTTCCTAGATGCTGCGCAGACCATATTCGAAACGGCGAAGAAGAGAGTTTATGCCGCCAGCAACACTAGGTCTGTCACTTCGGGGACGGAAATAGGTACAAACGCTTCTCTTGACTCTCTACAACCAGTACTGGAAGAGCAGCCAAAATGGTCTGTATTAGCCGATGTTCTGACTGAGATCGAGCGCGACACGTACTTCGAGCCTACATCGCGAGGTGATTCCAACGGAACAATCCTAATCATGTGCTCTGATACCAACACTTGTCGGCAGCTCCGTGATTTCCTTCAGTTCATGTACGTAAAACCACGGAGCGAGCGTAAGCTCGACAAGTCGGCAGCCATAAAGGGGGAAGATGATGAGGAACCATCGGCAGCTTATCTTATGCGTCGGAAGCTGCGCAACTATCTGAAGTGGAAGCGAGAGTTTGCGCAAGTCAACGCCACCCTCTTTGCCGAAAACCAAAGGGCCTTATCCAACGCCACAGACTCGAGGGGTTCCGGCCGTGCACCCCCAAACAAGCGACGCAGAGTTCGCGGTGGCGGGTCAGTGAATGTTGGTGGCGCCAGGGCTGACAATGGCAGCATAAACCAATACTTTGAGAAGCCAGGTGAAGTGGCGGAGCTCATGGCATCGGTCCAGCTGAAcggcgaggaagaggagcagGCGGAACAAAAGGTCGACGTCATGGCCGTACCCGACGCTCTGGAGAACATGGACGATTACTACGAGCTTTACGAGATGCAAGATCTCGTGGTAGTTCACGCCTACGATGGTGACCAGGACGAGCATGTACTCGAGGAAGTCAAGCCCCGTTACGTCGTCATGTATGAGCCCGATGCGTCCTTTATCCGACGCGTCGAGGTTTATCGGAGCTCACACAATGACCGCAACGTGCGTGTCTACTTTATGTATTACGGTGGCTCCGTAGAAGAGCAACGGTACCTGTCGACGATCCGTCGCGAGAAGGACTCATTCACCAAGCTCCTGAAGGAGCGCGCATCAATGGCCATTACCATCACTACAGACCCGCACGGTGCTCCAGACGACCCCCAGGAGGCATTTCTCCGGACAGTCAACACGCGCATTGCAGGCGGTGGGAGAATGACGACCAAGGCAACTGCGGAACCGCCACGCGTTGTGGTTGATGTGCGAGAGTTTCGTTCGTCTCTGCCGTCACTCATCCATGGTCGGTCTTTGGTAGTCGTGCCGTGCATGTTGACGGTCGGCGACTACATCTTGTCGCCAAATATCTGCATCGAGAGAAAGTCCATCTCTGACTTGATCTCGTCTTTCAAGGACGGCCGGTTGTTTGGGCAGTGTGAATCCATGTTCCAGCACTACAAAAACCCGATGTTACTTATTGAGTTTGACCAGAACAAGTCTTTCACGCTTGAGCCATTTGCGGACTTGTCGGGTACTCTGAACAGCATCCGGCCCTCAGCTCAGCCATCGGATCTACAATCTCGTCTTGTGCTCCTCACGCTGGCGTTTCCCAAGTTACGCATCATTTGGTCCTCATCGCCCTATGAGACCGCCGAGATATTCGAGCGGCTCAAAGCACAGGAGCCCGAGCCAGATCCCATAGCAGCCGTCAGAgcggggttggacggctCTACGGGGGTTGGCGATGACCAACCGTTTAATACGGAGCCGCAGGAGATGCTTGGCATCGTGCCGGGGATCACGCCCAAGAACATTAAGGCGATCACGGCCCAGGTTGATAATCTGAGGGATATAGCAAATATGCCACTCCCAGAGCTGGAGGTCGTGGCTGGCAAAGAGGTCTCTCGACAGGTTTATGGGTTCTTTAACAAGGATGTGATAGAAGATGTTGACGACGACTAG